In Tautonia rosea, one DNA window encodes the following:
- a CDS encoding efflux RND transporter periplasmic adaptor subunit, whose translation MAAHRTIVPDRRAIPMGGLLLAMAMTGCSEAPASVEGAKPPRPVSTLMLRESSPSVPSEVTASVVSWKTEQLAFEVSGRVEQVIEPNEWVEPKVVSAAGDAGRGVLATPLARLEDERFRIAVEADRAAVEVARRQIEAVRVDLEQRLPARIDAARAEEQLARIELDRARRLTERSAGTRSALDQAETTLATASANLAAAEGELASREAERRSLEAQAMQAEQRLANAERDLADVVLYSPFRGQVAESHVTPGAFVQAGDPIATVQMMDPVAVEFEVSAEDSRRFRRWDTLSVMVENSSDRPRSLDGVVYRTSAVADPSTRTFTVTLLVRNPIERPEVPDDLRGVPLARASAVVPLNVGSVVGGEATLFADEESIDQDENGPFLWRVTNRRMGESSIGDDGILRVEKLRIATGADRVPFLGAWTFVPIEIVEGQAVDPDRDLIVQNLTIEQGALGSWDGETVLLEQDRWLLRPGDVVRVDLGGEENPSGVYVPMKALRRESGRTFVFVVDENVPGQPIARQVEVYLPDPGATFLGPTTLHRIEAVEPGRLKEEDRLIIDGVHYLSDGDAILEIRGRSGGSSQP comes from the coding sequence ATGGCCGCTCACAGAACTATTGTACCCGATCGACGGGCGATCCCCATGGGGGGATTGCTTCTGGCGATGGCGATGACGGGGTGTTCGGAGGCGCCGGCCTCGGTGGAAGGGGCCAAGCCGCCGAGGCCGGTGTCGACCTTGATGCTGCGAGAATCGAGTCCGAGCGTGCCATCGGAGGTGACGGCCTCGGTGGTTTCGTGGAAGACCGAGCAGCTGGCGTTCGAGGTGAGTGGGCGGGTGGAACAGGTGATTGAGCCGAACGAGTGGGTCGAGCCGAAGGTGGTTTCGGCAGCGGGAGACGCGGGGCGAGGGGTTCTGGCAACTCCGCTTGCCCGGCTGGAGGATGAGCGGTTTCGGATTGCCGTGGAGGCGGATCGGGCGGCGGTTGAGGTGGCTCGCCGGCAGATCGAGGCGGTTCGGGTGGATCTGGAGCAGCGCTTGCCGGCTCGGATCGACGCGGCGAGGGCCGAGGAGCAGCTGGCCCGGATCGAGCTGGATCGGGCCCGACGCTTGACGGAGCGGTCGGCCGGCACGAGGTCGGCACTCGACCAGGCGGAAACGACTCTGGCCACCGCCTCGGCGAACCTGGCGGCGGCTGAGGGGGAACTGGCGAGCCGAGAGGCCGAACGGCGATCGCTCGAAGCGCAGGCGATGCAGGCCGAGCAGCGCCTGGCCAATGCCGAGCGAGACCTGGCCGACGTGGTTCTGTACAGCCCGTTTCGCGGTCAGGTGGCCGAGTCGCACGTGACGCCCGGGGCCTTCGTGCAGGCGGGCGACCCGATTGCAACGGTGCAGATGATGGACCCGGTGGCCGTCGAGTTCGAGGTTTCGGCTGAGGATTCGAGGCGATTTCGCCGCTGGGACACACTCTCGGTGATGGTGGAGAACAGCAGCGATCGCCCTCGATCGCTCGACGGGGTGGTCTACCGGACCTCGGCCGTGGCCGACCCGAGCACGAGGACGTTCACCGTGACGCTTTTGGTGCGCAATCCGATCGAACGACCGGAGGTGCCGGACGACCTTCGGGGGGTTCCCCTGGCTCGGGCCTCAGCCGTCGTACCCTTGAACGTGGGATCGGTGGTCGGGGGAGAGGCGACGCTGTTCGCCGATGAAGAGTCGATCGACCAGGACGAGAACGGCCCGTTCCTCTGGCGGGTGACAAACCGGAGGATGGGGGAATCGTCGATCGGCGATGACGGAATTCTGCGGGTCGAGAAGCTTCGGATTGCAACCGGGGCCGATCGTGTGCCCTTTCTGGGGGCCTGGACATTCGTGCCCATCGAGATTGTCGAGGGACAGGCGGTCGACCCCGATCGCGACCTGATCGTGCAGAATCTGACGATCGAGCAGGGAGCGCTCGGCTCCTGGGACGGCGAGACGGTCTTGCTCGAACAGGATCGTTGGCTGCTCCGTCCTGGAGATGTCGTGCGGGTCGATCTCGGCGGCGAGGAAAACCCAAGCGGCGTCTACGTGCCGATGAAGGCGCTGCGGCGAGAGTCGGGCCGGACCTTCGTGTTCGTGGTGGACGAGAACGTTCCTGGCCAGCCGATCGCCCGTCAGGTCGAGGTGTACTTGCCCGATCCCGGCGCCACTTTCCTCGGCCCGACGACCTTGCACCGGATTGAAGCGGTCGAGCCCGGCCGGCTCAAGGAGGAGGATCGCTTGATCATCGACGGGGTTCACTACCTGAGCGATGGGGATGCGATTCTGGAGATTCGAGGGCGATCGGGAGGCTCGTCGCAACCATGA
- a CDS encoding efflux RND transporter permease subunit: MNALPEFAIRRPTIVLVVVLMTVVWGLVSFLTMPRREDPEFTIKVCVVSTSWPGAPAETVEELITDPLEEAIDSLEEVHLIRSTTTNGRSTIYVEIEERIPGDRIDDIWDKVRARVAEVPMPESGIRAVVNDQFGDTSVMLFAVHQVPLPGAEAIEPGRTYSPRQLDLFSEQVRDALRLLPGVATVDRFGVQEETIFIETDAGTWSRLGLTSAQLASLLRERNIEAPGGTIDTDDGRFFVKPGGAFDAVREIETMVVDVPGSGGSSRTLTLRDLGLEVRRGYVDPPLLLCRYGDSEPSTLAVIVAVTMKSGANILDLCDAARAKVRALTEVSGLLPPDVRVSIVSDQSVSVRGRIQGVIVNIISAIVIVVAVVYLVVGFRTAAVMAGNIPFVVLASLGIITLFEVQLEQMSLASMIIALGLLVDNAVQVCDQARSNQAAGMDPKEAAVSGAQLLAVPMLNGTLTTIAAFVPMLIAIEGANREFIYGLPVTLSVMLGVSWLLAMTLCVILAAAFIRVPSDPTRPSAPIPWLASRLFGRQNLESDGLGRFERGYIAFSRLALRFKGVTLAVVVGLLVLAVRLPVAAEFFPIAERDQFAVQVWLPESSTLEQTERIAGEVEELIRRLSPIEGPDGTTVDRLDGYRTLIGGGGSRWYLSWEPEAPKPYYAEILVRTTDGRWTHDFVEDLRIAAESGNEERGLSPIVGARVVPIELSLGPPADPVVLRVSGDGFANMADLRAAADRVKAIVEARPETWAVRDSWGVEGYQLRVDVDDDRARRSGVAHAQVAETLDAYYSGRPLTTFREGDHQVPVAFRLRPEGRRSLAGMDRAFVEGGAGKVPLSAVAKVSAAWEPASIDRRDLNRTIEIRARVVPGVSGNDVTQELFDSEEMEQLRSELPIGFRIEVGGALEESIEAQAMMLNSFGLSFVAIVLLLIAQFDSVSKAMIIIGTLPLAMIGALFGLWLTDNALGFMPQLGILALFGIVLNAGIIFMEFAEIVVRERAEQSTGDGPIAGLSVEEFRSAIIEAGRRRLMPIFLTTATTVGGLIPLALDGGPLWEGMAWLMIFGLLVATFLTLIVIPCLFALAVETLRLRPIRSVEPKADRTAITG; encoded by the coding sequence ATGAACGCATTGCCCGAGTTTGCCATCCGACGGCCGACGATCGTTCTGGTGGTCGTGCTCATGACCGTCGTCTGGGGTCTGGTCAGCTTCCTGACCATGCCGAGGCGAGAGGACCCGGAGTTCACGATCAAGGTATGTGTCGTCTCGACGAGCTGGCCGGGGGCTCCGGCCGAGACGGTGGAGGAGTTGATCACCGACCCGCTGGAGGAGGCGATCGACAGCCTTGAAGAGGTTCATCTGATCCGATCGACGACCACCAACGGCCGATCGACGATTTATGTCGAGATCGAGGAGCGGATTCCGGGGGACCGGATCGACGACATCTGGGACAAGGTCCGGGCCCGGGTGGCCGAGGTACCGATGCCCGAATCCGGGATCCGGGCGGTGGTGAACGACCAGTTCGGCGATACGAGCGTGATGCTGTTCGCGGTTCATCAGGTCCCTTTGCCTGGGGCTGAGGCGATCGAACCGGGGCGAACTTACTCACCGAGGCAGCTGGACCTGTTCTCCGAGCAGGTCCGCGATGCCCTGCGGCTGCTGCCGGGAGTGGCGACCGTCGATCGTTTCGGCGTGCAGGAGGAAACGATCTTCATCGAGACGGACGCCGGCACCTGGTCTCGGCTCGGCCTGACCTCGGCACAGCTGGCGAGCTTGCTCCGGGAACGGAACATTGAGGCCCCCGGCGGGACGATCGACACCGACGACGGCCGCTTCTTCGTCAAGCCGGGCGGTGCCTTCGATGCGGTTCGGGAGATCGAGACGATGGTCGTCGACGTGCCCGGCTCGGGCGGCTCCTCGCGTACCTTGACGCTTCGGGACCTGGGCCTGGAGGTGCGGCGGGGCTACGTCGATCCGCCGCTTTTGCTGTGCCGGTATGGCGACTCCGAGCCTTCGACCCTGGCGGTCATCGTGGCCGTAACGATGAAGTCGGGGGCGAACATTCTCGACCTCTGCGACGCCGCTCGCGCGAAGGTCCGAGCGCTGACCGAGGTGTCGGGCCTCTTGCCTCCCGACGTGCGGGTGTCGATCGTCTCGGACCAGTCGGTGAGCGTTCGAGGGCGGATTCAAGGGGTGATCGTCAACATCATCAGCGCGATCGTGATCGTGGTGGCCGTGGTGTATCTGGTCGTCGGATTCCGGACGGCAGCGGTGATGGCGGGGAACATTCCGTTCGTGGTGCTGGCGTCCCTGGGAATCATCACGCTCTTTGAGGTGCAACTGGAACAGATGTCGCTGGCGTCGATGATCATCGCCTTGGGCCTTCTGGTGGACAACGCGGTGCAGGTCTGCGATCAGGCCCGATCGAATCAAGCGGCCGGGATGGACCCGAAGGAGGCGGCGGTCAGCGGGGCACAACTGCTGGCCGTGCCCATGCTCAACGGCACGTTGACGACGATCGCCGCCTTCGTGCCCATGCTCATCGCCATCGAAGGGGCCAATCGTGAGTTTATCTACGGCCTTCCGGTGACGCTCTCGGTGATGCTCGGCGTGAGCTGGCTCCTGGCGATGACCCTTTGCGTGATTCTGGCGGCGGCCTTCATCCGGGTGCCAAGCGACCCGACTCGGCCTTCGGCGCCGATACCCTGGCTGGCCTCCCGGCTGTTCGGCCGGCAGAACCTGGAATCGGACGGGCTGGGACGATTCGAGCGGGGATATATCGCCTTTTCCCGGCTCGCCCTGCGCTTCAAAGGGGTGACACTCGCGGTGGTCGTTGGGCTCCTGGTGCTGGCCGTCCGCTTGCCAGTGGCTGCCGAGTTTTTCCCGATCGCCGAGCGAGACCAGTTCGCCGTGCAGGTCTGGCTCCCCGAATCGTCGACACTCGAACAGACCGAGCGGATTGCCGGAGAGGTGGAGGAATTGATTCGGCGGTTGAGCCCGATCGAAGGGCCGGACGGAACGACGGTTGATCGGCTCGACGGCTATCGAACACTCATCGGCGGCGGCGGATCGCGCTGGTATCTGTCGTGGGAGCCCGAGGCTCCGAAACCGTACTACGCCGAGATCCTTGTCCGGACGACTGACGGCCGTTGGACGCACGACTTTGTCGAGGACCTTCGGATTGCCGCCGAATCGGGGAACGAGGAAAGGGGTCTGTCGCCGATCGTCGGCGCTCGGGTGGTGCCGATTGAGCTGTCGCTTGGCCCGCCGGCGGATCCGGTCGTCTTGCGGGTCAGCGGCGACGGCTTCGCCAACATGGCCGACCTTCGAGCCGCGGCCGACCGTGTCAAGGCGATCGTCGAGGCGAGGCCCGAGACCTGGGCCGTGCGCGATTCCTGGGGGGTCGAGGGCTATCAGCTTCGCGTCGACGTGGATGACGATCGCGCCCGGCGATCGGGGGTCGCTCATGCTCAGGTGGCCGAGACGCTCGACGCCTACTACTCGGGACGACCGCTGACGACCTTCCGAGAGGGGGACCACCAGGTTCCCGTCGCCTTCCGCCTGAGGCCCGAAGGGAGGCGATCTCTCGCCGGAATGGACCGGGCGTTCGTCGAAGGAGGGGCGGGGAAGGTGCCGCTCTCGGCGGTGGCGAAGGTCTCGGCGGCCTGGGAACCGGCAAGTATCGACCGACGCGACCTGAATCGGACGATCGAAATCCGAGCCCGGGTCGTTCCGGGGGTCTCGGGGAACGACGTGACGCAAGAGCTGTTTGATTCGGAGGAGATGGAACAGCTGCGGAGCGAATTGCCGATCGGCTTCCGGATCGAGGTTGGTGGCGCCCTGGAGGAGTCGATCGAGGCCCAGGCGATGATGCTCAACTCGTTCGGCCTATCGTTCGTGGCGATCGTCTTGCTCCTGATCGCGCAGTTTGACAGCGTGTCAAAGGCGATGATCATCATCGGCACCCTGCCCCTGGCGATGATCGGCGCCTTGTTCGGGCTCTGGCTGACGGACAACGCGCTGGGCTTCATGCCGCAACTGGGCATTTTGGCGCTGTTCGGGATCGTCTTGAACGCGGGGATCATCTTCATGGAGTTCGCCGAGATTGTGGTCCGAGAGCGCGCCGAGCAATCGACCGGTGACGGGCCGATTGCCGGGCTATCGGTCGAGGAGTTCCGCTCGGCGATCATCGAGGCCGGCCGTCGGCGGTTGATGCCGATCTTTCTGACGACGGCGACGACGGTCGGCGGCCTGATTCCGCTGGCCCTCGACGGCGGGCCGCTCTGGGAAGGGATGGCCTGGCTGATGATCTTCGGCCTGCTGGTGGCGACGTTCTTGACCCTGATCGTCATCCCCTGCCTGTTCGCGCTGGCGGTCGAGACGCTCCGGCTGCGGCCGATCCGATCGGTGGAACCGAAGGCCGATCGGACCGCGATCACCGGGTGA
- a CDS encoding sulfotransferase family protein, whose protein sequence is MSAALLVLGMHRSGTSALTRVLSLLGAALPRNLMPAVQESNALGHWESLDLMVIHDEMLASVGSSWHDVTPFPEGWQHSAAAEPFRDRILEVLERDYRNTSMFVVKDPRACRFVPFWLDLVDRFGATPLAIVPVRNPLEVATSLQRRDGFSITKGAMLWLRHILDVERDTRGRPRSIVTYDALLDDWATTTETIRRSLGLIWPRDPLQAAAEIEDFLSNSQRHHRADRDALRTHPEIPGWVENAYEALIELSRADGQAPRARLDALRAELAIAEQAFGPLVADLQRHRDLAEDRLRAAEASAASQDVLISQLEAKLAAEQDQSAAVSQRLTELQADLDAEQHRSATASGRIATLESAQDEARATSDHQSDLLRRLIYETQQAIHRDFVILSRIESLDQRGTAIEAKSDQVLAAIRSPDAVAPSLPARPGRRWWRHLPSSSGISDRLKPPIRRVLGTLRGTSRTKPDRG, encoded by the coding sequence ATGAGCGCCGCGTTGCTTGTCCTCGGGATGCACCGGTCGGGCACGTCGGCCCTGACCCGAGTGCTCAGCCTCCTTGGCGCCGCCTTGCCCCGCAATCTCATGCCGGCCGTCCAGGAATCGAATGCGCTGGGCCATTGGGAATCGCTCGACCTGATGGTCATCCACGACGAGATGCTCGCCTCGGTCGGCTCCTCCTGGCACGACGTCACCCCCTTTCCCGAGGGCTGGCAACACTCGGCCGCGGCCGAGCCCTTTCGCGATCGCATCCTGGAGGTCCTGGAACGGGACTACCGCAACACGTCGATGTTCGTCGTCAAGGATCCCAGGGCCTGCCGCTTCGTTCCGTTCTGGCTCGATCTGGTCGATCGCTTCGGCGCGACTCCCCTGGCGATCGTTCCTGTCCGCAATCCCCTCGAAGTGGCGACCTCGTTGCAACGTCGAGACGGCTTCTCGATTACCAAGGGGGCGATGCTCTGGCTCCGGCACATTCTCGATGTCGAGCGAGACACCCGAGGACGACCTCGGAGCATTGTCACCTACGACGCCCTGCTCGACGACTGGGCTACTACCACCGAAACAATCCGCCGATCCCTCGGCCTGATCTGGCCCCGAGACCCGCTCCAGGCCGCCGCCGAGATCGAGGACTTTCTCTCGAACTCCCAACGCCATCACCGCGCCGACCGCGATGCCTTGCGTACACACCCGGAGATCCCCGGATGGGTCGAGAACGCCTACGAGGCCCTCATCGAGCTGAGCCGGGCCGATGGCCAGGCTCCCCGAGCCCGGCTTGATGCCCTCCGAGCCGAACTCGCCATCGCCGAGCAGGCCTTCGGCCCCTTGGTCGCCGATCTCCAACGCCATCGCGATCTCGCCGAGGATCGCCTCCGAGCCGCCGAGGCCAGCGCCGCCTCACAAGATGTGTTGATCTCCCAGCTTGAGGCCAAGCTGGCCGCTGAGCAGGACCAATCGGCCGCTGTGTCCCAGCGCCTCACCGAGCTTCAGGCTGACCTGGACGCTGAGCAACACCGATCGGCCACCGCCTCAGGTCGTATTGCCACCCTCGAATCCGCCCAGGACGAGGCCCGAGCAACCTCGGACCACCAGTCCGACTTGCTCAGAAGGCTGATTTACGAAACCCAGCAAGCGATTCATCGCGATTTCGTCATCCTCAGCCGGATCGAATCCCTCGACCAGCGCGGCACCGCGATCGAGGCCAAGTCCGATCAGGTACTTGCCGCGATTCGGTCCCCTGACGCGGTGGCACCCTCCTTGCCGGCACGCCCCGGTCGCCGATGGTGGCGTCATCTCCCCTCGTCGTCGGGGATCTCGGATCGCCTGAAACCTCCGATCCGGCGCGTCCTCGGAACGCTCAGGGGAACTTCCAGGACGAAACCGGATCGCGGTTGA
- the nusG gene encoding transcription termination/antitermination protein NusG — protein MPILPAEPELFPPDLLERPIPPPPSDASSEEDEEDDLPRWWCLHAKPRQEKATARYLREHQLAHYLPQVVKESRTPAGRKIRSILPLFPSYLFFWGDRRQRLDVFRGGKLVSVLEVKDQKELHEDLKQVHRMLSSGLPVVPEPLFPVGSWVRITTGKLAGMIGKVEKRGNRDHFIAIVRMLGKGVSIELEPWQVEAVKPETNGS, from the coding sequence ATGCCGATCTTGCCCGCTGAACCGGAATTGTTTCCGCCCGACTTGCTCGAGCGACCGATTCCCCCACCGCCTTCTGATGCGAGCTCCGAGGAGGACGAGGAGGACGACCTACCCCGCTGGTGGTGCTTGCATGCCAAGCCGAGACAGGAAAAAGCGACCGCCCGGTATCTCCGAGAGCATCAACTCGCCCATTACCTGCCGCAAGTGGTCAAGGAAAGCCGAACCCCCGCGGGACGCAAGATCCGATCGATTCTCCCGCTCTTTCCCAGCTACCTGTTTTTCTGGGGCGATCGCCGTCAGCGGCTGGATGTGTTCCGCGGGGGCAAGCTGGTCTCGGTCCTGGAGGTTAAGGACCAGAAGGAACTGCACGAGGACCTGAAACAGGTCCACCGAATGCTCTCCTCGGGACTTCCGGTCGTTCCCGAACCGCTGTTTCCGGTCGGCAGTTGGGTTCGGATCACGACCGGAAAGCTGGCCGGGATGATTGGGAAGGTGGAGAAGCGAGGGAACCGCGACCACTTCATCGCCATCGTTCGGATGCTCGGCAAAGGGGTGTCGATTGAGCTGGAACCGTGGCAGGTCGAGGCCGTGAAGCCGGAGACGAACGGCTCGTAA
- a CDS encoding cryptochrome/photolyase family protein has translation MVDRVSVWILGDQLMRDHPALRTAVEQGGQDRVRVVLVESQAWERRLPFHRKRQVLHRSAGRHFAEKLTEQGFEVDRIEAKTTREGLARHLKQHRSHRLLTMAAADHVPRVWQLGTMARDLGVEAEVLPNAMFLVGRYNPIPDPEPGRRYVMETFYRAMRKHFGLLIEGDGKPTSGRWNLDAENRRRLPKTITIPPVPRFEPDAITRKVMTEVEDAGFGVGSVEGFALPVTHDEAEASFDDFLQHRLESFGPFEDAMSRSEGVLFHSVLSPQMNLGLLDPLEMAQAVEAEYRGGRVPLNSAEGFIRQVIGWREFMFWQYHRQMPGLRSANSWNAPRPLPRFFWDGQTEMACLRSVIGRLIDSGYTHHIERLMILCNFATLAGINPQAVADWFLAFYVDSHDWVVLPNVIGMGLNADDGLTATKPYIASASYIKRMSDFCGDCSYRPDRRVGPDACPFNALYWNFLIEHEDTLRANPRLGPAVLGLKRVDDAERTRIQAQASAFLRSLEPYESDRRESPR, from the coding sequence ATGGTGGATCGGGTGAGTGTCTGGATCCTGGGCGATCAACTGATGAGGGACCATCCGGCGCTTCGGACCGCGGTGGAGCAGGGGGGGCAAGATCGCGTCCGGGTGGTTCTGGTCGAGAGCCAGGCGTGGGAGCGTCGCCTGCCGTTTCATCGCAAGCGGCAGGTCCTGCATCGGAGTGCCGGCCGGCATTTCGCCGAAAAGTTGACGGAGCAAGGGTTCGAGGTCGATCGGATCGAGGCGAAAACCACCAGGGAAGGCTTGGCCCGGCACCTGAAGCAGCACCGTTCCCATCGCCTGCTGACGATGGCGGCCGCCGATCATGTGCCGAGGGTCTGGCAACTCGGCACGATGGCCAGGGATCTGGGGGTCGAGGCCGAGGTCTTGCCGAATGCGATGTTCCTGGTCGGTCGGTATAACCCGATTCCCGATCCCGAGCCGGGCCGGCGCTATGTCATGGAAACCTTCTACCGGGCCATGCGGAAGCACTTTGGCCTGCTGATCGAAGGCGACGGCAAACCGACCTCAGGCCGTTGGAACCTTGACGCCGAGAACCGCAGGCGATTGCCGAAAACGATCACCATTCCTCCCGTCCCCCGGTTCGAGCCGGACGCGATCACCCGGAAAGTGATGACGGAGGTTGAGGATGCCGGCTTCGGGGTCGGATCGGTCGAGGGCTTTGCCTTACCCGTGACCCACGACGAGGCCGAGGCGAGCTTCGACGACTTTCTGCAGCATCGTCTGGAGTCGTTCGGCCCGTTCGAGGACGCCATGAGCCGCTCCGAGGGGGTGCTGTTTCACTCGGTGCTCTCGCCGCAAATGAACCTGGGTCTGCTCGATCCCCTGGAGATGGCCCAGGCCGTCGAGGCCGAGTATCGGGGCGGTCGCGTTCCCTTGAACTCGGCCGAGGGGTTCATCCGCCAGGTGATCGGCTGGCGCGAGTTCATGTTCTGGCAGTACCATCGCCAGATGCCAGGCTTGCGCTCAGCCAACTCCTGGAACGCCCCCCGGCCGCTCCCACGATTCTTCTGGGACGGTCAGACCGAGATGGCCTGTTTGCGCAGCGTGATTGGCCGCCTGATCGACTCGGGCTACACGCACCACATCGAGCGCCTGATGATCCTCTGCAACTTCGCCACCCTCGCCGGGATCAACCCTCAGGCGGTCGCCGACTGGTTCCTGGCCTTCTATGTTGATTCGCACGACTGGGTTGTCCTGCCGAACGTCATCGGCATGGGCCTCAACGCCGACGACGGCCTGACGGCGACGAAGCCGTACATCGCCTCGGCCTCCTACATCAAGCGCATGAGCGACTTCTGTGGCGATTGCTCGTACCGTCCCGATCGCCGGGTCGGACCCGACGCCTGCCCCTTCAACGCGCTTTACTGGAATTTCCTGATTGAGCACGAGGACACTCTGCGGGCCAACCCCCGGCTCGGCCCGGCCGTCCTGGGCCTCAAACGGGTGGACGATGCGGAACGGACCCGAATTCAGGCCCAGGCGAGCGCCTTCCTGCGATCGCTCGAGCCTTACGAGTCCGATCGTCGGGAATCGCCTCGTTGA
- a CDS encoding DUF1501 domain-containing protein gives MPRRPFAIAPTRRDVLFGLGASLGSVALSALLASDRARGGEPSSTDSPLAVKPPHHAPRAKACIVLLMEGGPSHIDTFDPKPKLHDLHLSEFVRSGEEQSAMSSGTRYYVESPFTFRKAGQCGADMATDWEHLAGVADEICFYRGLQAESVNHPTALYHINTGNRFGGDPAVGSWVTYGLGSENQDLPGFVVLPQLSYPQGGPANWGNGFLPAAYQGTPLRAEGSPILDLSPPEGITAEHQRANLDLLATLNGSHLQQAFPADRDELAARVASYELAFRMQVTVPDLLDLSGEDPKTLDLYGVGRPETDDFGRKCLMARRLVERGVRFVQLYNGTWDSHDDIARAHRSLIRGVDQPIAALITDLKRLGLLDETLILWCGEFGRSPDNGVRGGVAYGRDHNAQAMPVWLAGGGVKPGATVGATDELGAEAVDCVHPIRDLHVTLLHLLGLDDNALTYFHAGRYKQLSQFGGSVIRDLIA, from the coding sequence ATGCCCCGCCGCCCCTTCGCGATCGCCCCGACCCGTCGCGACGTGCTCTTCGGCCTCGGCGCGAGCCTGGGAAGTGTCGCCCTCTCAGCCTTGCTGGCGTCCGACCGCGCCCGGGGCGGAGAGCCTTCGTCCACCGATTCCCCGCTGGCCGTGAAGCCCCCCCACCATGCGCCGAGGGCAAAGGCCTGCATCGTCCTCCTGATGGAAGGCGGGCCGAGCCACATCGACACGTTCGACCCCAAGCCGAAGCTGCACGACCTGCACCTCTCGGAGTTCGTCCGATCCGGCGAGGAGCAGTCGGCCATGTCCTCCGGGACGCGGTACTACGTCGAGAGCCCCTTCACGTTCCGCAAGGCCGGTCAGTGCGGCGCCGACATGGCGACCGACTGGGAGCACCTGGCCGGTGTGGCCGACGAGATCTGCTTCTACCGGGGGCTTCAGGCCGAGTCGGTCAACCACCCGACGGCGCTTTACCACATCAACACAGGGAACCGGTTTGGCGGCGATCCGGCCGTCGGCTCGTGGGTGACCTACGGGCTCGGCAGCGAAAACCAGGACCTGCCCGGGTTCGTCGTCCTGCCGCAACTTTCCTATCCCCAGGGCGGACCGGCCAACTGGGGAAACGGCTTCCTGCCCGCCGCGTATCAAGGGACCCCGCTCCGGGCCGAGGGGTCGCCGATCCTCGACCTGAGCCCTCCCGAAGGAATCACCGCCGAGCACCAGCGGGCGAACCTTGACCTGCTCGCAACGCTCAACGGCTCCCACCTTCAACAGGCCTTCCCCGCCGACCGTGACGAGCTTGCCGCCCGGGTCGCCAGCTATGAACTGGCCTTCCGAATGCAGGTGACGGTGCCCGATCTGCTCGACCTCTCAGGCGAAGACCCCAAGACGCTCGACCTCTACGGCGTCGGCCGGCCCGAGACCGACGACTTCGGCCGCAAATGCCTGATGGCCCGTCGCCTGGTCGAGCGCGGCGTGCGGTTCGTCCAGCTCTACAACGGCACCTGGGACAGCCACGACGACATCGCCCGCGCCCACCGAAGCCTGATCCGAGGCGTCGACCAGCCCATCGCCGCCCTGATTACCGACCTGAAGCGGCTCGGCCTGCTTGACGAGACGCTCATCCTCTGGTGCGGAGAGTTCGGCCGCAGCCCCGACAACGGCGTCCGAGGGGGCGTCGCCTACGGCCGCGACCACAACGCCCAGGCCATGCCCGTCTGGCTCGCCGGCGGCGGGGTGAAGCCCGGAGCGACCGTCGGCGCCACTGACGAACTCGGCGCCGAGGCCGTCGATTGCGTCCACCCGATCCGCGACCTCCACGTCACCCTACTGCACCTTCTTGGCCTCGACGACAACGCCTTGACCTACTTCCACGCCGGTCGCTACAAGCAACTCTCGCAGTTCGGCGGTTCGGTCATCCGGGACTTGATCGCCTGA